The DNA region GTTTGGAAATGATTTGCGGAGGAATTTAAGTAGTCACATGTACATGCCCTTTGATGGTTCTGCACATTTTCCTAATTATGTAGACTCAAGCCTTGGATCATACTATCCTTCATCAGCATTCAATTTACATGGACTTCAATTTTCAAATCAGCAATCCACATCAACATCATATCAACCAGTGCTTGGAAATGGTTTGCAGAGGAATTTAAGTGGTCACATCTACATGCCCTTTGTTGGTTCTGCACATATTCCTAATTACATAGACTCAAGTTGTAGTAATCCATCCAATTCTATGCATGGGCAATTGACTCCACCAGGCAGTCAGCTAGGTTATACTTTTCCTAATTCTAGTCAAGTTGGAAGTTGGATCATTAGCAATGAGTTAGCAGGCTTTGTCCAGATCAGAAATTGTAGTGGTGAAGAGACCGTCAGCAGGAACATGGATCCTTTTAGTGTGCATAATATTGGCTTTCTGAGTGATAACACACAACAGGAACAACTGCAGCAGCAACATCAATTTctgcagcagcaacaacaatttCTGCAGCATCAACAACTACTTCTGCAGCAGCGACAACCACTTCTGCAGCAGCAACAACCACTTCTGCAGCAGCAACAACCATTTCTGCAGCAGCGGCAACCATTTCTGCAGCAGCAGCCGCAACCATATCAGCCGCTACctccaccaccacaaccaccacaggAGCCAAAATAACAtgacttttttgggttttaatgaGGAGAAATAGAGGAATTATTTGATCTTTCAAAAGACCCTAATCATGCATGATGAGGAACTTGATGATCTCTGGTAATAGATGAATTTTGTTTCCAGGTATATTAATGCTACTTAACATAGACCTTTATGTACCTTCTTTCCTTGTCctggaattttgaaaattcttcGCACTTATAAGCCAAGTGTTTCAACATTTAGGCGCCACAAGGCAAGAAGAGGCCATGTTCTTGGACATTAATCTTGCTTTTTATATGGACAGTGAGATTCCAGAAATATGGCTTAAGCCATGGGTGAAAGTTTGGAATCCAAGCAAGAAAAGTGTAAAACTTATCATTTGTTTTCCAATTTGAGTCTGATGGTTTGAGTTTACAGTTATTGGTTTGGAGGAAGTACTTGAATTTGAtgatgttgtttttgttttgttgctaTTTCTTATTAGCATTACAATAAAGCACTGTTTGATGGATAGTGGTTGGGAGTAAGTACTTGAATTTGATGATGCTTTGTTTggtttctatttctttcttgcATTACAATAAAATACTGTTTGACAGATATCTTTGTGTATTCACTATTCAGTCTGTTATGGGAATTTGTTTTACACTGTCTTTCTTTTCTATGAGATCTGCATCAAGCTATACAGCTCTGTTTAGTTCAAGTGATACTTCAATCCTTAAACTCTAAGTTCCGAGGTTAAaataccattattttattttaaacaactaAAAGCTAGATATATGTTTTCAACCTTAAACAAAAGCCATTTTCTAGTTGCATGGTATTAAGTTTTAAAGCTTCTATTCAAATCTAGTCATTTGAGTCTGCATAAGAAATAATGAGGCTCACTTACTATAAGTACGCACATGGAAATTTGATCTTTGTTACCAGTAAACATATAGGTATTATTTTATGCATCATCTTAATATGTGAGGATGTTTTCCCATTTTGTTGATTAATGTGCTTTTGCATATGATACTGATGAAGTGAAAAGGCCGTCTCCCACCATTTGTCATCATATAAATCTCAAAATATTATATGACATGAGAAATAAATACAAACATCTCTagcaaataattttcaaaattctgaaatttacagaCAGgttatttcctaaaaaattagTTGTGTTAAAGTATTATTGcatcttaaaaagaaatttgaagttttaaaaaactatacataaTATGCAAATATTATGCTTGTTGCTCTCCAAACAGTAACACCAACTAGAAAAACATGAAACAAGCAGTAAGAGCAATGGTATTTGCGCAAAAAAATTGACAACGTTTGAGTTGGCAAGCTTGTATTGGTTCTCATCTAAGCATACCAttgacattaattttttatttaccattAATAATTTGCACCCTAAGAACTATGTTGGGGAGGCAAATAGCTCTGCGTGGTGAGCTGGTGACAATCTGTGTCACCCTTAAAATTGTGTCTTCGCCTCATAAGAGACCTATTGGTAACGATACTGTCTAGAATTGtcactaaataaaattttaaaatgccaTCTATTCCCTGTTATCTTCACAAGCTGATTAGTTGCACTCTTCCATCTATAGCTAATTTCACTTCTAATCATGAATAATTTTTGTTCAGAAGACAATGTCCAATTacagaaataaaatttttgtgttaaCCAATTCTTCTCCATATTATTGCATTGAGGTAGCCATAACAATATATGCCCAAGCAATCTTCAAGCATGTGGATGTTGTCAAATTTGTTATAGTAGTATCCTAATCACAAACAATGATGTAATTAAATCCTGGAATCCAAATATTGCAGGATTAATGGTGTCAAAGTTTACAACAGTAACATGGTGTGGGCAAAAATGTGAGtgtaatgaaaaaaagaagataattaTTACTCTTAATCAATACCAGTGTTTGTTAAAACCTTGTTGTTGGTAAGGTTTTAAGTTTATATTAAATGGTACTAGCCACATTTATGGTCAAGTAATAAATTTTTCTCTCCTAGAAGGAATATGTAAAATGGGGACtcaataaattcataaaaaggTCACATAAATTCAAACAATCCTGACAAGATGAGTACTAAATGCTCTATTTGCAGGATCACAGTGTTTTTAATGATAGAAACTCATGATATAGGTATGTATCTATGACTATGATTTAACAATTTacccttaatatttttttttccttgagaaACAATTTACCCTTAATGGAGAAGAGAATAGCAGTAGTAGCTTTGGGTATTTTGTTAACtttattttaatagttaatTATGTAGGTTAAAGAATAACAATTACAACCATATTGAGAAGGAATAACCattcttcattttaaaaaatagctattacttgtaataaaaacataaccaaacaatTGAATGATTATTCCTATGTAATACTTATTCCATTACAATGTTTATTACAGTGTACCAAACGTGTCCTTAATTAATATATCAATACATTACATACTTTCTAGGTTGCAATATTATCTTGTTGCTATGAAGTTCATTTTACAATAAGCTTAGTTCACAGTAAACATATGACAATGTGAAAAGAAGCAAATTCATCATTTAAACACTCTTTACTCCACTATAATCTCTTCTCCTTTGTATTTTATGACAAATACCATTAACACATTACAAATGTTTTTAGTCAGTAACCAATGCACCACACAATATGAATAAACTCAAAAgtagggagaaaaaaaattaataaaaaggaaCATACTGTAAACAAAGACAGGtatctaaattattttattaccaCTTTGGCAAAAATACACATCAAACACTCAcgcattttttttccctttataattATTACTGATTCTGTGTGGTAAATTCAATGCCTACAACAcgtttttctttctccttgatAGTTGAAATCCTTGCCTGTCCTATTAATAACAAACTATAAATTGAAGAGATTGAATGGAAAAACTATCCTAACAATGCATGCATGCTTTTCCGCTTTGACGTTCCATGATCATAGATACAAATCAAGGCATTTGAAAATAGACTACATAAGTTTTCAATGATGGATGCAACTCATTCTAGGACAATTGAGTGGAACAAAACTGACAACTTTCCTTCAGAAATCTGCATCCTGGTACAAGATGGTAGTTCTACATGTCATCACATTGCAACCACGATGCTTGAAGCTGGCAATTATGAAGGTACTGCATTAAAATGATGTTTCCATACATATAAATCTCTCTTAGgaattttccttttaagataTTTGGGAATATTTTGCTTGCAATTTGTGTATTCTATTAATTCATTCCAAATATTCTCTATCACAGCTTTTGATAAAATGACAGTTTGATAGAATTAGATGGTTAAAAAAGATAACAGTAAAAACATGTCAACCTTAGTTTTAGTTAGAAAAGGTTGCCAACATTTGATTCCATGGTCATgacttttttctttgtctctctatcAGTTATTCATTATGATAAGCCAACTGAAGCATTAGAGGCTATTCAAGAGAGGAAGGCCAGACTTGACCTTGTTCTGACAGACATCTATATGCCAGAAGTGAACAGGTTTCAATTCCTGAATTGCCTTGAGAAGGAATTCAACTTTCCCGTTATCTGTAAGTGTAACTGCTCATTTgcatacatatattatataggTTAATTGCTGAGAAGCCGTGAACATAAGTGAAActctgaaatttttttcttctgacATCTCAGCAATCAGTTGGAGCATTAAGGTTTTTAGTTCTTTCTCTGTTAttgattttaatgttttttcgTTGTATATCTAGTGATGTCTGCCAATTTTATGGAGAAATTTGTATCACAAGATCTTGAATGTGGCATTTCACTATATATCATGAAGCCTTCAAGCTCAAACGAAGTTCAAAACCTCTGGCAACATCTCCTTGCACAGAAAGCAAGTAAAACAATGGCAAGCACATCTGTTAGTGAAGCAACTTGGGTTCACCAAGACGCTAATAGACCAGAACCACGGAggagaagtgaaaaaaaagacgTAGATAAAGATGATTCCACCCCACAAAAAAAGCATAAGGTTCGGTGGACTAATGAGTTGCAAGAAAAATTTTTGGAAGCTATTAACCACTTGGGACTTGAAAGTAAGAGACCTTATGCATGCTTTCTATCAGATATGGTTGTCattctccttttatttttattttttttccatcctcaaattttatctattattctctctctctctctcattttttatgatttttttctttcccattaTTTGAATGTAGGGGCTGTCCCTAAGAGAGTCTCTGAGTTTATGAATGTGCCTGGATTAACTAGACATCATGTTGCAAGCCACTTGCAGGTATCTTCCTTGGTCTGCTTTACATATGCCGCGCAATATTATCACATATTTCCTTTTTAGTTAAGGAAACAAGAATTTACTTGTGCCTTTGCTCATACTAAATCAGATAGCttgttttataagaaaagaagaacaaggTGCAAGTTCATGAATGTTTTGTTGTGTGAAAATATTGATCCAGTAGGATATCTACCTGGATAATATACCCAAACCTCTACTTTCTGAAAATAGGTAGCAAACTCTTTTGCACATTTCTGTTGTCCAAAGATATTATGCAATCACTCCACCTTGCATCACCAAATCTTGCAATGGAAGACAAATCAGGTTTAAAGAAATTTCAAATGATTTCAGACTCATATCCAAGTATGAGTTTGTGTTGCAGAATTCCTTGATATGCTCTTGGATTAAATACTGGAGGCTTTCATATATTTGGTGATGAAGGGTGTGTCTTTTTTGCAGAAATACCGTCGGAACTTAAAGCAAGTTCAGGTAGGAAAGCAGTCTACACGTTCTGTGCATGATATAATCTCAATCAATGATGCTGATTAACTTTCTTTTCTATTTGGTGGTTCTCCTCTTAATACACAACAGCTAAATTCTCAGTTCTCCATTAAGTGGCCCAACAGGACACCATCTCAACCAGGATGCAATGGCAACATTACCGTTCCTTCCCATGGTTATGCTCATATTCTTGACCCCAAAGCATATGAGCATAACTATAGGAAGGCATCTAAAATTGATGCATCTCCTCTAAACAACAACAGTGGATCATATTTTGGGATTGCAGAGCATGGTACTCATAAGGGCTTGACACAGGTGGGTTCAACTCATCTCCAAGGTGACCTAGTTAACATTAACAGTCTGGTAAACATATTAAGCACTGAATCACAAAGCAATGCCAATGAATATCCACGTTTATTCACGGGTAACCCTTGTGTTTGTGGAATCAAGATGACCAGTGATGGGAAGTATGTTGGGCATGACCAAGGGAGTCTTAAACATGCCAATGAAATTAGAAGAAGTATGACTCCGTCCATGTCCCAAAATTCCGGTTGCAAGACTATGAACCAGTACCCTTCAATGTTCATGAACTCCATTCCACAGCAGCAACATTCTCtgcctccacctccaccacttCCATCACTGCTACAAGATGAATCATACAGTTTTGGGGCCAATGAAGATATTGATTTTCCAGAAGAGATTATTCAACTGTTTCTAAGCAGTGATTTTGACAATTTAATCTCCGAAGAGGACATTTAATTTTCAAGTCATGCAATTTTGTAGCAAACAAAACATGAAGGTTCATTC from Castanea sativa cultivar Marrone di Chiusa Pesio chromosome 6, ASM4071231v1 includes:
- the LOC142640203 gene encoding two-component response regulator ARR10-like; this translates as MDATHSRTIEWNKTDNFPSEICILVQDGSSTCHHIATTMLEAGNYEVIHYDKPTEALEAIQERKARLDLVLTDIYMPEVNRFQFLNCLEKEFNFPVILMSANFMEKFVSQDLECGISLYIMKPSSSNEVQNLWQHLLAQKASKTMASTSVSEATWVHQDANRPEPRRRSEKKDVDKDDSTPQKKHKVRWTNELQEKFLEAINHLGLERAVPKRVSEFMNVPGLTRHHVASHLQKYRRNLKQVQLNSQFSIKWPNRTPSQPGCNGNITVPSHGYAHILDPKAYEHNYRKASKIDASPLNNNSGSYFGIAEHGTHKGLTQVGSTHLQGDLVNINSLVNILSTESQSNANEYPRLFTGNPCVCGIKMTSDGKYVGHDQGSLKHANEIRRSMTPSMSQNSGCKTMNQYPSMFMNSIPQQQHSLPPPPPLPSLLQDESYSFGANEDIDFPEEIIQLFLSSDFDNLISEEDI